A portion of the Edaphobacter lichenicola genome contains these proteins:
- a CDS encoding c-type cytochrome has protein sequence MRRVFGTACAVFSAVLLMGAANGAWLSRVSTKDHERVSPFAGKPDEFENAASAGAQIFHNECAKCHGDDAMGLHGRPKLVSGRIAEASDGDLFWMMNNGVPWRGMPPWNMLPEKQRWQVVAYLRALNSADSHEPSPSNGAGSEGASK, from the coding sequence ATGAGACGCGTATTTGGCACGGCGTGCGCCGTATTCTCTGCTGTCTTGCTGATGGGAGCGGCCAACGGGGCGTGGCTTAGTCGCGTGTCGACCAAGGATCACGAGCGGGTGAGCCCGTTTGCGGGAAAGCCGGACGAGTTTGAGAACGCAGCTTCGGCGGGTGCACAGATCTTTCATAACGAGTGCGCGAAGTGTCATGGCGACGATGCGATGGGGCTTCACGGGCGACCAAAGCTGGTGAGCGGTCGGATCGCCGAGGCGTCGGATGGGGACCTGTTCTGGATGATGAACAACGGTGTGCCGTGGAGAGGGATGCCGCCGTGGAACATGCTTCCGGAGAAGCAGCGGTGGCAGGTGGTGGCCTATCTGCGGGCGTTGAACTCTGCGGATTCCCATGAACCGTCGCCCTCGAATGGAGCTGGATCTGAAGGTGCATCGAAATGA
- a CDS encoding zinc-dependent alcohol dehydrogenase, with protein MTAAVLYGKEDLRLELVEVPQAAAGELVVRVGAALTCGTDLKVYRRGYHAMMLKPPIPFGHELAGVVEEVGVGVTAFRRGDRVVALNSAPCDVCFFCRHGQQNLCEDLLFNNGAYADYIRIPARIVEKNTLAVPDGVPLEFAALTEPLACVVRGLEESGAQAGDTMVVIGAGPIGLMFMHVAELAGAHVIAVVKREDQVEAARLFGASSVVQVGAVEDVVAATRALTPEGRGADIVIEAVASPSTWEWAVDMVRKGGVVNFFGGPPSGTKVKLDTNRLHYGDITLKASFHHTPATCRTAFELVTSGRFKCAEYITGRAELCDVPEIFARMMNRNGGSRDIKTAVFPEGAPR; from the coding sequence ATGACGGCGGCGGTGTTGTACGGCAAGGAAGACCTGCGGCTGGAACTCGTTGAAGTGCCGCAAGCCGCTGCGGGAGAGCTCGTGGTTCGGGTGGGAGCTGCGCTGACCTGCGGGACGGATTTGAAGGTGTATCGGCGAGGGTACCACGCCATGATGTTGAAGCCGCCGATTCCGTTCGGGCATGAGCTTGCCGGTGTGGTTGAGGAGGTGGGAGTTGGGGTGACTGCGTTTCGCCGGGGGGATCGGGTGGTGGCTCTTAATTCGGCTCCCTGCGATGTCTGCTTTTTCTGCCGGCATGGTCAGCAGAATCTCTGCGAGGACTTGCTCTTCAACAATGGGGCGTACGCTGATTATATTCGGATACCAGCGCGGATCGTGGAGAAGAATACTTTGGCGGTTCCGGACGGGGTTCCGCTGGAGTTTGCGGCGCTGACGGAGCCGCTGGCCTGCGTCGTTCGTGGGCTGGAAGAGAGTGGAGCGCAGGCCGGGGACACCATGGTGGTGATTGGCGCCGGTCCGATTGGTTTGATGTTTATGCATGTTGCAGAGTTGGCGGGCGCGCATGTGATCGCCGTGGTGAAGCGAGAAGATCAGGTTGAGGCGGCCAGGTTGTTCGGCGCGAGCAGTGTCGTGCAGGTGGGAGCTGTTGAGGACGTTGTGGCCGCGACTCGCGCGTTGACGCCCGAGGGCAGGGGGGCAGATATCGTGATCGAGGCGGTGGCCAGCCCATCGACGTGGGAGTGGGCGGTAGATATGGTCCGGAAGGGCGGGGTCGTCAATTTCTTTGGGGGGCCCCCAAGCGGGACGAAGGTGAAGCTGGATACGAATCGGCTGCACTATGGAGACATCACGCTGAAGGCGAGTTTTCACCATACTCCGGCAACCTGCAGGACTGCCTTTGAACTGGTGACGAGCGGGCGATTCAAATGCGCAGAGTACATTACCGGGCGTGCTGAGTTGTGTGATGTCCCCGAGATCTTCGCTCGCATGATGAATCGGAATGGTGGTTCGCGAGATATCAAGACGGCGGTGTTTCCCGAAGGAGCGCCGCGGTGA
- a CDS encoding RNA polymerase sigma factor produces MCRVGPFVSLADMLLNVPEDVSKTVETLYRSESGRILATLVRLLGDLDLAEEAMHEAFATALDTWPRAGIPDKPRPWLISTARFKAVDGMRRRARFEGVQRDLTQYLEARMNEAPEEEEIEDDRLRLIFTCCHPALPPEGQVALTLREVCGLTTEEIARAFLVTPATLAQRIVRAKAVIHDKAIPYQVPASQELSTRLGAVLHVVYLVFNEGYSAETTGAELSREAIRLGRLLLELLPEPEVMGLLGLMLLQESRRAARSSAEGELILLEQQDRLLWNRDQIAEGIMLTEGALSSRRFGAYTLQAAIAAVHAEASSAASTDWRQIMLLYDRLIRIQPSPVVELNRAVAVAMWEGPEQGIRLIDALLAREELEKYHLAHSARADLCRRLAWLPEARDSYEKALALARQDPERRFLARRLQELK; encoded by the coding sequence TTGTGCAGAGTCGGTCCGTTTGTTAGTTTGGCGGACATGCTGCTGAATGTGCCCGAAGATGTGAGCAAGACCGTCGAGACGCTGTACAGGTCTGAATCGGGCAGGATTCTGGCTACGCTGGTGCGCCTGCTCGGCGATCTTGATCTCGCCGAAGAGGCGATGCACGAGGCCTTTGCCACCGCTTTGGACACATGGCCTCGGGCAGGGATACCGGACAAACCGCGGCCCTGGCTGATTTCAACCGCACGCTTTAAAGCCGTTGACGGGATGCGCCGGCGGGCTCGCTTTGAAGGAGTACAACGAGACCTCACGCAGTACCTTGAGGCGCGTATGAACGAGGCGCCTGAGGAAGAGGAGATCGAGGATGACCGCCTCCGCCTTATCTTCACCTGCTGCCATCCCGCTCTGCCACCGGAGGGACAGGTTGCGCTGACTCTGCGAGAGGTTTGCGGGCTGACAACCGAGGAGATTGCACGGGCATTTCTGGTTACGCCAGCGACGCTTGCACAACGGATCGTTCGCGCGAAGGCCGTCATCCACGATAAGGCAATTCCTTACCAGGTGCCTGCATCGCAGGAGTTATCGACAAGGCTGGGAGCCGTACTTCACGTCGTGTATCTGGTCTTCAACGAGGGGTATTCGGCGGAGACGACGGGAGCCGAACTGAGCCGGGAGGCGATTCGTCTGGGAAGACTGCTGCTTGAGCTTCTTCCGGAGCCCGAGGTGATGGGCCTGTTGGGGCTGATGTTGCTGCAGGAGTCGCGCCGTGCCGCGCGAAGCTCCGCGGAGGGGGAGCTGATCCTGCTGGAGCAGCAGGATCGCTTGTTGTGGAACAGGGATCAGATCGCGGAAGGCATCATGCTCACTGAGGGGGCTCTTTCCTCGCGGCGTTTCGGTGCGTACACCCTGCAGGCGGCCATTGCGGCGGTTCACGCCGAGGCTTCTTCGGCGGCGTCTACGGACTGGCGGCAGATTATGCTGCTCTACGACCGGCTGATTCGTATTCAGCCATCACCGGTGGTGGAACTCAACCGCGCAGTTGCCGTCGCCATGTGGGAAGGTCCGGAGCAAGGTATTCGTCTCATCGATGCGTTGCTGGCGCGTGAGGAACTCGAGAAGTATCACCTCGCGCACTCGGCTCGCGCGGATTTGTGTCGCAGGCTGGCATGGCTTCCGGAGGCCCGTGATTCGTATGAGAAGGCGCTTGCCCTGGCTCGGCAGGACCCGGAGCGCCGGTTTCTCGCGAGGCGGCTGCAGGAGTTGAAATAA
- a CDS encoding STAS domain-containing protein translates to MPEAAAKVLTFEIERDGDTAVVKCHGRLVAGTTEEVYQEVKHLLPQLKAVVIDLADLTYVDSMGLGALVRLYAAARQTGCDFQLLHLGKQLRNLLKMTNLLSVFGQTEDHGINIA, encoded by the coding sequence ATGCCCGAAGCAGCCGCAAAAGTCCTGACCTTTGAAATCGAGCGCGACGGCGACACCGCCGTCGTGAAATGTCACGGCCGATTGGTAGCCGGCACCACCGAAGAGGTCTACCAGGAGGTCAAACACCTGCTCCCTCAGCTAAAAGCGGTAGTCATCGACTTAGCAGACCTTACCTACGTGGACAGCATGGGACTGGGTGCGTTGGTCCGTCTGTACGCAGCTGCCCGGCAAACGGGATGCGACTTCCAGTTACTTCACCTTGGGAAGCAGCTTCGCAATCTGCTCAAGATGACAAACCTTCTTTCGGTATTCGGCCAGACGGAAGACCACGGCATCAACATTGCCTGA
- the hpnC gene encoding squalene synthase HpnC, whose translation MSETSTTDYALLGAPTEYLTPLERPGLAEAQAWCRDLATAHYENFHVATFFLPRKVRPHFESIYAYCRVADDLGDEASSAVIATRLLDTWGAMLEECYDAPERSMHPVFVALRETIAVCDPPRQLFLDLLHGFRMDRYKREYESWEELLEYSRYSANPVGRLALWVCGYREESLAELSDKVCTGLRLANFWQDVVDDAERGRRYIPSESMLRFGVEEGQIEGRVFTPEFRAMMQDLVARTRAMLLEGGALRLHVDRELKVVLDLALKGGEAILNGIMRQDFDVLRGSPMVSKARTAGLLVEALAGKLRVGMAT comes from the coding sequence GTGAGCGAGACGAGTACGACCGACTATGCCCTGTTGGGAGCTCCGACGGAGTATCTCACGCCTTTGGAGAGGCCTGGTCTTGCAGAGGCGCAGGCCTGGTGCCGAGATCTGGCTACGGCACACTACGAAAATTTTCATGTTGCGACGTTCTTCCTGCCGCGCAAGGTGAGGCCGCACTTCGAGAGTATCTACGCATATTGTCGCGTGGCGGACGATCTGGGCGATGAAGCTTCAAGTGCGGTGATTGCTACGCGGTTGCTTGATACGTGGGGAGCCATGCTGGAGGAGTGCTACGACGCGCCGGAACGGTCGATGCACCCGGTCTTTGTGGCGCTGCGGGAGACGATTGCCGTGTGCGATCCTCCGCGGCAGCTGTTTCTTGATCTGTTGCATGGGTTCCGTATGGATCGATACAAAAGGGAGTATGAGAGCTGGGAGGAGTTGCTGGAGTACTCGCGCTACTCGGCGAATCCGGTTGGGCGACTTGCGCTGTGGGTGTGTGGATACAGAGAGGAGTCGTTGGCAGAGTTGTCCGACAAGGTGTGTACGGGGCTGCGGTTGGCGAACTTCTGGCAAGACGTGGTGGACGATGCGGAGCGGGGGAGACGGTATATTCCTAGTGAATCGATGCTGCGTTTTGGAGTGGAGGAAGGGCAGATCGAAGGGCGAGTTTTTACGCCGGAGTTTCGTGCGATGATGCAGGATCTGGTTGCGCGGACGCGGGCGATGTTGCTCGAAGGCGGGGCACTCCGTTTGCACGTCGATAGGGAGTTGAAGGTGGTGTTGGATCTGGCTCTCAAGGGTGGAGAGGCGATTTTGAATGGGATTATGAGGCAGGACTTCGACGTGTTGCGGGGAAGCCCGATGGTGTCGAAGGCAAGGACAGCTGGGTTGCTGGTGGAAGCGCTCGCCGGCAAGCTGCGCGTAGGGATGGCCACGTGA
- a CDS encoding flavin reductase family protein produces the protein MNFDIEKVKARETYNLLIGLVAPRPIALVTSMNEEGRLNAAPYSSYNYLCTDPPIIGMGVMNRPASDFVPKDTARNIRRTGEFVVNVVTEDIAQQMNICATDFPAEMNELEMAGFTTAPSQVVKVPRIEQAHAALECKEFTTMEIGRSRIVLGRVVSIYIEDKFVDPAGPYVLSEELHAIGRMNGLGAYVKTRDSFLNIPRIPYEEWKKGKR, from the coding sequence ATGAACTTCGACATCGAGAAGGTCAAGGCACGCGAGACATATAACCTTCTGATCGGATTGGTCGCGCCGCGGCCGATCGCACTGGTGACGAGCATGAATGAAGAGGGCAGGCTGAATGCCGCACCCTACAGCTCTTATAACTACCTTTGTACGGATCCGCCGATCATTGGGATGGGCGTGATGAATCGGCCGGCGTCAGATTTTGTGCCGAAGGATACGGCGCGGAATATCCGGCGAACGGGCGAGTTCGTGGTGAACGTCGTGACCGAGGATATAGCGCAGCAGATGAATATCTGCGCGACGGATTTTCCGGCTGAGATGAACGAACTGGAGATGGCCGGTTTTACAACCGCACCCTCGCAGGTGGTGAAGGTGCCGCGGATTGAGCAGGCGCATGCGGCGCTCGAGTGCAAGGAGTTCACGACGATGGAGATTGGGAGGTCGCGGATCGTTCTTGGCAGGGTGGTTTCGATCTATATCGAAGATAAATTCGTCGATCCGGCGGGGCCTTATGTGCTGTCGGAGGAGTTGCATGCCATTGGCCGGATGAATGGGCTGGGGGCCTATGTGAAGACGCGGGATTCGTTTTTGAACATACCGCGTATTCCGTATGAGGAGTGGAAGAAAGGTAAGCGGTAG
- a CDS encoding EamA family transporter: MSGQHSNAGRFLLAATHLKRIALRMQHTLTPRRWLVLVAVMLGASIGDALLGIGMKHLGPVSLNNLGALFFALKSPWIISGIIVLMGFMASYMTALSWADITFVLPATAFGNVIVTLLSKFWLHEQVSRSRWLGVALIVIGVGFVANGPSRTEHAEIEAVP, from the coding sequence ATGAGCGGTCAGCATTCCAATGCTGGCCGCTTTCTCTTAGCCGCCACACATCTCAAACGGATCGCTCTACGAATGCAACACACCCTCACCCCCCGCCGCTGGCTCGTTCTGGTAGCCGTCATGCTCGGCGCCTCCATCGGCGACGCTCTCCTCGGCATCGGCATGAAGCACCTGGGGCCTGTGTCTCTGAATAACCTCGGCGCACTCTTCTTTGCCCTCAAAAGCCCTTGGATCATCTCCGGCATCATCGTTCTCATGGGCTTCATGGCCTCCTATATGACCGCTCTGAGCTGGGCCGACATCACCTTCGTCCTGCCCGCCACAGCCTTTGGCAACGTCATCGTCACCCTGCTCTCCAAATTCTGGCTCCACGAGCAGGTCTCACGCTCTCGCTGGCTCGGTGTTGCCCTTATTGTCATCGGCGTCGGCTTTGTCGCTAATGGCCCATCCCGCACCGAACACGCAGAGATCGAGGCCGTCCCATGA
- a CDS encoding MlaE family ABC transporter permease, whose product MTFVSPEIFAKQRLAAIQDYSILSWRAVVNLFSRPRYLADIYAQMDSIGVGSMPIVILTGFFTGCVLALQSATSLEAFGSVSLTGNLVALSMVKELGPVLTGLMVSGRNASGMASEIGSMKVTEQIDAMRALGTDPVRKLVTPRLYATIFMLFFLTILSDAFGIAGGALISVALLGLNGSTYFHNSYRALQYGDVVQGLTKPLFSGFIIASVGCYFGMNTKGGTQGVGKSTTQAVVVSSVFIIIVDLLVTRAMIGVFGR is encoded by the coding sequence ATGACCTTTGTCTCTCCAGAGATCTTCGCCAAGCAAAGACTTGCCGCCATCCAGGACTACTCCATCCTGTCATGGCGTGCCGTCGTAAATCTTTTCTCCCGCCCGCGCTATCTGGCTGACATCTACGCCCAGATGGACTCAATCGGCGTTGGTTCCATGCCTATCGTTATCCTTACCGGCTTCTTCACCGGCTGCGTGCTTGCCCTCCAGTCCGCAACCTCGCTCGAGGCCTTTGGTTCCGTCAGCCTCACCGGGAATCTGGTAGCCCTCTCCATGGTCAAAGAGCTTGGCCCCGTCCTCACCGGCCTTATGGTCTCCGGCCGCAATGCGTCCGGTATGGCCTCCGAGATAGGCTCCATGAAGGTCACCGAGCAGATAGACGCCATGCGCGCTCTGGGCACCGATCCGGTCCGTAAACTGGTTACCCCACGCCTCTACGCCACCATCTTCATGCTCTTCTTCCTTACGATCCTCTCAGACGCCTTCGGGATCGCCGGAGGCGCATTGATCAGCGTGGCCTTGCTCGGTCTGAACGGATCAACCTACTTCCACAACTCATACCGCGCGCTGCAGTACGGCGACGTCGTCCAGGGGCTCACCAAACCGCTCTTCTCAGGATTTATCATCGCTTCGGTCGGCTGCTACTTTGGCATGAATACCAAGGGTGGCACCCAGGGAGTCGGGAAATCGACCACCCAGGCCGTCGTCGTCTCTTCCGTCTTCATCATCATCGTCGACTTGCTCGTCACCCGAGCAATGATCGGCGTCTTTGGCAGGTAG
- a CDS encoding ABC transporter ATP-binding protein: protein MTADLAQTRPQPTPEDPASNEPVVVVDDVSIIFDVKPVLQNISFTVQRGETRIILGPAGGGKSVLMKLVNGLLKPDTGSIHVFGQDVSTMPEVDLFKLRSRIGMVFQESALFDSLSVGDNVAYRLHEDHIPEEEVHSRVVEALQFVALENTYQKFPPELSGGMRRRVSIARAIISKPDLILYDSPTGGLDPITSTTIIDLVIKQRDATHTTSLVITHRLQDAFLLARNRFNSETGKVEQIPNDGIDDSTKFLVINEGKVVFDGTTHELVHSPDPWLKEYLS from the coding sequence ATGACGGCAGACCTCGCTCAGACCCGCCCCCAACCAACTCCAGAAGACCCTGCGTCAAACGAACCCGTCGTGGTCGTCGATGACGTCTCGATCATCTTCGACGTCAAACCTGTCCTGCAAAACATCTCCTTCACCGTTCAGCGTGGCGAAACCCGCATCATTCTAGGCCCAGCTGGCGGCGGCAAATCTGTTCTGATGAAGCTCGTCAACGGCCTTCTCAAGCCTGACACCGGCTCCATCCACGTCTTTGGCCAGGACGTCAGCACGATGCCCGAAGTCGACCTCTTCAAGCTGCGCTCACGCATCGGTATGGTCTTTCAGGAGTCGGCTCTCTTCGACTCGCTCTCCGTAGGTGATAACGTCGCCTATCGTCTCCACGAAGATCACATCCCCGAAGAAGAGGTTCACAGTCGAGTCGTCGAAGCCCTCCAGTTCGTCGCACTCGAAAACACCTATCAGAAGTTCCCGCCCGAACTCTCCGGAGGCATGCGTCGCCGCGTCTCCATCGCCCGCGCCATCATCTCGAAGCCCGACCTCATCCTCTACGACTCGCCCACCGGCGGCCTTGACCCCATCACCTCAACCACCATCATCGATCTCGTCATCAAACAGCGCGACGCAACCCACACGACTTCGCTCGTCATCACCCATCGGCTGCAAGATGCCTTCCTGCTCGCGAGAAACCGCTTCAACTCTGAGACCGGTAAAGTCGAGCAGATCCCCAACGACGGCATCGACGACAGTACAAAATTCCTCGTCATCAACGAAGGCAAAGTAGTCTTCGACGGCACCACCCACGAGCTCGTCCACTCCCCCGATCCCTGGCTCAAGGAATACCTCTCCTAA
- a CDS encoding EamA family transporter, with translation MSPATLHTWTTIFAVVLTATAGDILIAGGMRKLGDLDDIRAKSGLLGAIKAVLSSGMFLIGITCMALSFFSLLFALSDADLSLIAPATASLTFITTTAAAKLFLKENVDKRRWLAALFVCAGVALLAR, from the coding sequence ATGAGCCCCGCGACCCTCCATACCTGGACCACAATCTTCGCGGTCGTCCTTACCGCTACCGCCGGAGACATCCTCATTGCAGGCGGCATGCGCAAGCTGGGCGACCTCGATGACATCCGCGCCAAATCCGGCCTGTTGGGCGCGATCAAAGCTGTCCTCTCCAGCGGGATGTTCCTCATCGGCATCACCTGCATGGCCCTCAGCTTCTTTTCGCTTCTCTTCGCCCTCTCCGATGCCGACCTCAGCCTGATCGCCCCGGCGACGGCCTCGCTCACCTTCATCACCACCACCGCAGCCGCAAAGCTCTTCCTCAAAGAAAACGTAGACAAGCGCCGCTGGCTAGCCGCACTCTTCGTCTGCGCCGGTGTAGCCCTTCTCGCAAGATAG
- a CDS encoding L,D-transpeptidase family protein, with protein MWLGVRLGKIAKLTVLAPFLLAIVSLHASSADNPPLPASAIADKVLVLKGERKLLLMKGTDVLKTYTVSLGGAPVGSKIREGDHKTPEGIYVLDRHNAHSLYHRSIHISYPNADDVARARRLGVPTGGDLYIHGLPNDYEGPTQQLGDWTEGCIAVTNAEIEEIWRVVADGTPIEIKP; from the coding sequence ATGTGGCTGGGAGTACGTCTGGGAAAGATCGCTAAGCTGACCGTTCTCGCGCCTTTTCTGCTCGCAATTGTTTCGTTACATGCGTCTTCAGCAGACAATCCTCCGTTGCCGGCGTCGGCCATCGCTGACAAGGTGCTCGTACTGAAGGGCGAGAGGAAGCTGTTGCTGATGAAAGGCACCGATGTGCTGAAGACGTACACCGTGTCGCTCGGAGGCGCCCCGGTCGGTTCGAAGATCAGGGAGGGCGATCACAAGACGCCCGAAGGAATCTATGTGCTGGACCGGCATAACGCACATAGCCTGTATCACAGGTCCATTCACATCTCGTATCCCAACGCGGATGATGTGGCACGCGCCAGAAGACTAGGCGTCCCAACCGGCGGCGACCTCTACATTCATGGGCTGCCAAACGACTATGAAGGGCCAACGCAGCAGTTGGGGGACTGGACCGAGGGATGCATCGCTGTGACCAACGCAGAGATCGAGGAGATCTGGCGCGTGGTGGCAGACGGCACACCAATCGAGATCAAACCCTGA
- a CDS encoding dihydrofolate reductase family protein: protein MPKVRVAGFGVSVDGFSAGVDQSLNDPLGKRGAEIFQWFFHTKTFCAMHGTEGGSVDEDDAFAHRAMDNFGAFILGRNMFGPVRGPWSDSSWRGWWGENPPYHAPTFVLTHHERESLVMEGGTTFHFVTGGIEEALRLAKEAAGDKDVKIGGGVSTVRQYLKAGLIDSLHLAVAPVVLGQGEALFAGLDMPALGFRVTDHKATEYASHIVLDRG from the coding sequence GTGCCAAAGGTTCGTGTAGCCGGATTCGGTGTCTCGGTCGATGGTTTTAGCGCAGGGGTGGATCAGAGCTTGAACGATCCTCTCGGTAAGCGCGGTGCCGAGATATTTCAGTGGTTCTTTCACACAAAGACATTCTGTGCGATGCATGGGACAGAGGGCGGATCGGTGGACGAGGACGATGCGTTCGCTCATCGAGCGATGGATAATTTTGGTGCATTCATCCTTGGCCGCAACATGTTCGGTCCGGTGCGCGGCCCGTGGTCAGACAGCTCATGGAGAGGGTGGTGGGGCGAGAATCCACCGTACCATGCGCCAACATTTGTATTGACGCACCATGAGCGCGAGTCACTCGTCATGGAGGGCGGGACGACTTTCCACTTCGTCACCGGCGGGATCGAAGAGGCTTTACGACTCGCAAAAGAGGCAGCGGGCGACAAAGATGTAAAGATTGGGGGCGGTGTTTCTACGGTGCGGCAGTATCTGAAGGCCGGATTGATCGATTCGCTGCATCTGGCGGTCGCGCCTGTCGTACTTGGCCAAGGGGAAGCGTTGTTTGCGGGGCTTGATATGCCCGCGTTGGGCTTTCGTGTCACCGACCACAAGGCTACCGAGTACGCAAGCCACATTGTGCTGGATCGAGGCTAG
- a CDS encoding YciI family protein, with product MKYICLGYYKPEKNAAMTEDERNAMFDECFEYDDHLRANGHWAGGEALQPSETALTLYWKNGKVATTDGPYAETKEQLGGILVLEARDMNHAIQLMSQHPAVKYGSTFEIRPAGDLSEMMQQSEQRRRKVATL from the coding sequence ATGAAATACATTTGTTTGGGATATTACAAGCCGGAAAAAAACGCGGCCATGACCGAGGACGAGCGAAACGCAATGTTCGACGAATGTTTTGAGTACGACGACCACCTGCGGGCCAACGGACACTGGGCTGGCGGAGAAGCTCTTCAGCCTTCTGAAACTGCGTTGACCTTGTATTGGAAGAACGGGAAAGTCGCGACGACGGACGGGCCGTATGCGGAGACCAAGGAACAACTCGGCGGTATTCTCGTGCTTGAGGCGCGGGATATGAATCATGCCATTCAGCTCATGTCGCAACATCCGGCAGTGAAGTATGGGTCGACGTTCGAGATACGTCCAGCCGGGGATTTGAGTGAAATGATGCAGCAGAGCGAGCAGCGACGGCGAAAGGTCGCCACACTCTGA
- a CDS encoding phytoene/squalene synthase family protein — translation MTIDAAYAVCAGIAQREAKNFYYSFRVLPKHKRNAMCAVYAFMRRADDISDDETLPVVERRVVMSEWLEAWRAARRSGSSEDPIFVALNDTQKRFAIPDELLEDLVRGTTMDLEESLPGVVTVTETVANRAQALQIYEDFDGLYRYCYLVASVVGLVCIRIFGYTDPRAEELAEKTGVAFQLTNILRDVSEDAERGRIYLPLRDLEASGVDVRRLMGAVRRELKPDDSRTLLALEGGRAKSYYAASEELLPLVDRDSRAALWVLVTIYRGLLEKIVAKNYDVFSERVSVPTSKKMLILAQGMGMAVRNRLLP, via the coding sequence GTGACGATCGACGCAGCTTATGCCGTGTGTGCGGGGATTGCACAACGGGAGGCCAAGAATTTTTATTACTCGTTCCGCGTACTGCCGAAGCATAAGCGGAATGCCATGTGCGCTGTGTACGCGTTCATGCGAAGGGCCGACGATATCTCGGATGATGAGACGCTGCCGGTTGTTGAACGGCGTGTGGTTATGTCGGAGTGGCTTGAAGCCTGGCGTGCGGCCCGACGAAGCGGGTCGTCTGAGGATCCGATTTTTGTTGCGTTGAATGATACGCAGAAGAGGTTTGCGATTCCAGATGAGCTGCTTGAAGACCTTGTGCGGGGGACGACCATGGACCTGGAGGAGAGCCTGCCGGGTGTCGTGACCGTCACGGAGACTGTCGCGAATCGAGCGCAGGCGCTGCAGATCTACGAGGATTTTGACGGCCTGTATCGTTACTGCTATCTCGTTGCCTCGGTTGTTGGGCTGGTTTGCATTCGTATCTTTGGGTATACCGACCCGCGGGCCGAGGAGCTGGCTGAGAAGACGGGCGTTGCGTTTCAGTTGACGAATATTCTGCGGGATGTGAGTGAAGATGCGGAGCGCGGACGGATTTATCTTCCTTTGCGGGACCTTGAGGCGAGCGGAGTGGATGTGCGCCGTTTGATGGGGGCGGTTCGCAGGGAGTTGAAGCCTGACGACAGCCGAACTCTGCTGGCGTTGGAGGGTGGGCGGGCGAAGAGTTATTATGCAGCGTCGGAGGAGTTGCTGCCGTTGGTCGATCGCGATAGTCGTGCGGCGCTTTGGGTGTTGGTGACGATCTATCGGGGGTTGCTGGAAAAGATAGTGGCAAAGAACTACGACGTATTCTCCGAGCGTGTGAGTGTGCCTACTTCAAAGAAGATGTTGATCCTGGCCCAGGGAATGGGGATGGCAGTGCGGAATCGGCTCCTGCCGTAA